One Cervus canadensis isolate Bull #8, Minnesota chromosome 1, ASM1932006v1, whole genome shotgun sequence genomic window carries:
- the RAN gene encoding GTP-binding nuclear protein Ran produces the protein MAAQGEPQVQFKLVLVGDGGTGKTTFVKRHLTGEFEKKYVATLGVEVHPLVFHTNRGPIKFNVWDTAGQEKFGGLRDGYYIQAQCAIIMFDVTSRVTYKNVPNWHRDLVRVCENIPIVLCGNKVDIKDRKVKAKSIVFHRKKNLQYYDISAKSNYNFEKPFLWLARKLIGDPNLEFVAMPALAPPEVVMDPALAAQYEHDLEVAQTTALPDEDDDL, from the exons ATGGCTGCCCAAGGAGAACCCCAAGTTCAGTTCAAA CTTGTTTTGGTTGGTGATGgtggtactggaaaaactacattcGTGAAGCGTCATCTGACTGGTGAATTTGAGAAGAAGTATGTAG CTACCTTGGGTGTTGAGGTCCATCCTCTTGTGTTCCATACCAACAGAGGACCTATTAAGTTCAATGTATGGGATACAGCTGGTCAGGAGAAATTTGGTGGACTGAGAGATGGCTATTATATACAAG CTCAGTGTGCCATTATAATGTTTGACGTAACATCAAGAGTTACTTACAAGAATGTGCCTAACTGGCATAGAGATCTGGTACGAGTGTGTGAGAACATCCCAATTGTGTTGTGTGGCAACAAAGTGGATATTAAGGACAGAAAGGTTAAGGCAAAGTCAATTGTCTTCCACCGAAAGAAGAATCTTCAG TACTATGACATTTCTGCCAAAAGTAACTACAACTTTGAAAAGCCCTTCCTCTGGCTTGCTAGAAAATTGATTGGAGACCCTAACTTGGAGTTTGTCGCCATGCCTGCTCTTGCCCCGCCAGAGGTGGTCATGGACCCAGCCTTGGCAGCACAGTACGAGCACGATTTAGAG GTTGCTCAGACAACTGCTCTCCCGGATGAAGATGATGACCTGTGA